A portion of the Lolium rigidum isolate FL_2022 chromosome 1, APGP_CSIRO_Lrig_0.1, whole genome shotgun sequence genome contains these proteins:
- the LOC124652652 gene encoding protein NRT1/ PTR FAMILY 5.6-like codes for MSGNLSEDKLVVDSSVDYLRRPPLRATTGTWKAAMFIILIEFSERLSYFGIATNLMIYMTKVLHQDMKVAAENVTYWVGVSTVMPLFGGLVADAFMGRFATVILSTGIYLMGLVLLAMTQLLPGLKPTSASPQLHETLFFVGIYLLSVGTGGHKPALESFGADQFDDGHAGERLQKMSFFNYWNCALCSGVILGVTVVVYLQERAGWGAATVLLTSVMGVSLIVFLAGWKKYRYRPVRGSPLTPLVRVMVAAARKHHLKLPADANELYQDDEGKMRMVLCHTDKLRFLDKAAIMERGVEGAWRLATVSEVEGTKLVVSMVPIWVATLAFGITATQVSTFFIKQGTTMDRRLGIHFILPPASIFSLAAVAMIATVAVYDWVLEPCLRKRRKNAERGISILQRIGIGMAFTVAAMVVASIVERRRLHMTSPTMMSVFWLAPQFALMGIGDGFALVGLQEFFYEQVPDTMRSLGIGLYLSVIGAGSFLSNLVIKAADRVSSRGGHTGWFGKDLNRSRLDLFYCLLAGIGGANLCFYILVASRYSYKQTIKTVNDKFDEDVEVSTATAA; via the exons ATGAGTGGCAACCTAAGCGAGGATAAATTGGTGGTGGACTCCTCCGTCGACTACCTCCGGCGTCCTCCCCTCCGCGCCACGACGGGGACCTGGAAGGCTGCAATGTTCATCATAC TGATAGAATTCAGTGAGCGATTGAGCTACTTCGGGATTGCCACCAACTTGATGATCTACATGACCAAGGTGCTTCACCAGGACATGAAGGTAGCGGCCGAAAACGTGACCTATTGGGTGGGTGTATCTACAGTTATGCCCCTCTTCGGTGGCTTGGTCGCCGATGCTTTCATGGGCCGCTTTGCCACTGTCATATTATCAACTGGCATCTATCTCATG GGTTTGGTCCTGCTGGCAATGACACAATTGCTACCGGGCCTGAAGCCAACGAGTGCATCACCACAGCTCCACGAGACACTTTTCTTCGTGGGGATCTATTTACTATCAGTTGGCACCGGCGGCCACAAGCCTGCTCTCGAGAGCTTCGGAGCGGACCAGTTTGATGACGGCCACGCCGGGGAGCGGCTGCAAAAAATGTCGTTTTTCAACTATTGGAATTGTGCCCTATGCTCAGGAGTCATCCTTGGCGTCACCGTCGTTGTCTACCTACAGGAGCGCGCTGGTTGGGGCGCTGCAACTGTCTTGCTCACCAGTGTCATGGGTGTCTCCCTCATCGTCTTCCTTGCTGGTTGGAAGAAATACCGGTACAGGCCGGTGCGCGGAAGCCCGCTCACACCGCTCGTGCGGGTCATGGTGGCCGCTGCTAGGAAACACCACCTCAAGCTCCCAGCAGACGCAAACGAGTTGTACCAGGACGACGAGGGCAAGATGAGGATGGTGCTCTGCCACACAGACAAGCTCAGGTTCCTCGACAAGGCAGCAATCATGGAGCGCGGGGTTGAGGGGGCGTGGCGGTTGGCGACGGTATCAGAGGTGGAAGGGACAAAGCTCGTAGTGTCTATGGTTCCCATCTGGGTGGCGACACTCGCGTTCGGCATCACCGCGACGCAGGTTTCCACGTTCTTCATCAAGCAGGGCACCACCATGGACCGTCGCCTCGGCATCCACTTCATCCTCCCGCCAGCATCCATCTTCTCTCTCGCTGCCGTCGCAATGATCGCCACCGTGGCCGTCTACGACTGGGTTCTTGAGCCTTGCCTGCGCAAGCGCCGCAAGAACGCAGAGCGTGGGATCAGCATCCTCCaacgcatcggcatcggcatggcCTTCACAGTGGCAGCTATGGTTGTGGCCTCTATCGTCGAGCGTCGCCGCCTACACATGACATCACCGACAATGATGTCTGTATTTTGGTTGGCGCCTCAGTTCGCGCTCATGGGCATCGGCGACGGGTTCGCTCTGGTGGGGCTACAAGAGTTCTTCTATGAACAAGTACCAGACACCATGCGCAGTCTCGGCATCGGGCTCTACCTCAGTGTCATCGGTGCTGGGAGCTTCCTCAGTAACCTGGTGATCAAGGCGGCGGACCGAGTTAGCTCGCGTGGCGGCCATACCGGGTGGTTTGGCAAGGATCTGAACAGGAGCAGGCTTGACCTATTCTATTGCCTGCTCGCTGGCATCGGCGGTGCCAACCTCTGCTTCTACATCCTTGTCGCCTCACGGTATTCCTATAAGCAGACCATCAAGACTgtcaacgacaagttcgacgaagATGTCGAGGTCTCCACCGCAACGGCTGCTTAA